One Vidua chalybeata isolate OUT-0048 chromosome 34, bVidCha1 merged haplotype, whole genome shotgun sequence genomic window, ctgggggggccgggggggttACGGGGGgcccctggggtggggggagccccaggaccccccagacccccccaaattccccaaatcccccaaatctcCGCCCCAAATCCCCGCCCCAGccccctcttcccccccccctccggtttttggggtgaatttgggggccccgggggggtctgggggtttttagggtggttttggggggttcgggaggggatttgggggggtctgggggaggGAATTcgggaggatttggggaggtttttggggggtcccggggagtTTTTTGTGGTCCCAGGAGGGCGGGGTGGATTTGGGTtcccaggatggatttggggtctcaggggggatttgggttcCTGGGATGGATTTGTGTTCCCAGATTGGATTTGGGGTCCCGGAAtggatttggggtcccgggtgggatttggggtcccggggCGGATCTGGGGTCCTGGGGCGGATTTGGGGTCccgggtgggatttggggtcccgggcgggatttggggtcccgggcgggatttggggtcccggggCGGATCCAACCCCCCCCGGGCAGGGGTCTCACTCACCGATGACCCCCATGAAGCtgcgggggtcccggggcggATTTGTGTTCCCAGATtggatttggggtcccgggATGGATTTGTGTTCCCAGAttggatttggggtcccagaTTCGATTTGGGGTCCCGggcgggatttggggtcccGGAGCAGATCCAACCCCCCCGGGCAGGGGTCTCACTCACCGATGACCCCCATGAAGCtgcgggggtcccggggcagCCGGGCCAGCCCCAGCACGCCCCGCAGCACCAGCGTGCCGAGGCGGCCGCGCCCGGCGGGCTCCTGCGGCATCGCCCGCTGCAGGAAGGGCCCGAGCAGCTCCCCcagcgccgcgcccgccgcgggGTCGCACAGCAcgcagcccccggcccgccccgggaccccccccgggagccccccgaGGCACAGAGCCCCGAGCAGCGCCGGGAGCAGCGCCCGCAGCATCGCGCACCGCGCGGGAGcgggttttggggggaattcggggggtttggggtcggtaacggcgggagcggggctctggggggctttggggggaattcggggggtttggggtcggtAACGGCGGgtggggggctttggggagaattcggggggttttggggtcggTAACGGCGGGGAACGGCCGGTAACGGCGGGAGCGGGGCtctggggggctttggggggaattcggggggttttggggccgGTAACGGCGGgtgggggtggttttggggggctttggggagaATTCGGGCGGTTTTGGGGTCGGTAACGGCGGGAGCGGGGCtctggggggctttggggagaattcggggggttttggggccgGTAACGGCGGGTGGGggggggcgggccgggggctcctggggggtttgggggttatgggggggtcctggggggctttTGCGGGGGGTGGAGGGGGTTTTGGgcagggttttgggggtcctgagggggttttgggggttagggggattttggggggtttcgGGGGGTTAGGGGGGTATGGAGGGGTCCTGGGGTCTTTGGGGGGAATTCGGGCGGTTTCGGGGCCGGTAACGGCCGGGGAAGGGCCGGTaacggcggggggggggggggggatagGGGGTcccggggtttttttttttgggagtttAGGGGGTTTGCGGGGGTTTTGGGTCGCTAACGGCCGGAGAAACCCCAAAACGGAGATTTCGGGGTGAACaagggagattttggggggtttgggggtgcgggaggggatttggggcgggggaggattttgggggcgcaggggggtttgaggggtgtgggaaggggatttgggggagttttggggtcgGTAGCGGTCGGGGAAACGCCGGTGAGGGCGAATTTGGGGCGAATTTCGGAGATTTTGGGGCTCCGGGACGGGCTCGGGATCGGACCCGTCCGGCAACGGAGATTTTGGGGAGTAGCGGcgggttttgggttttgggagggtttggggcagGTCTGGGGGGTTTAAGGCGGGTTTCGGGCGGGTTTCGGGCGGATTTTGAGCGGATTTTGGGCGAATttcggggatttttggggtcgATCCCGGCGCCCCTCACGCTAAGCCCCGCCCCCCTCGGCCTGTGATTGGCCGGAGCTCAGCGGCGCGTCCCGATTGGCTGAGAGCGGGGGGGGTGGGCGTTACCCCCACTCCTCCTCGCGCCGCCGCTCCCAATTggccggcgggggcggcggggcgcgcTGATTGGCTGCGGGGGCGGtgggggggcggggcggggcgcgctCGCGGTCACGTGGCGCGGGTGTCACGTGGATCGCGCGCGGAGCGGCCTCAGGTgggtgcgggggggggggggaggggggggggctCGGGTCACGTGACCccgcccaggtgtgcccaggtgtcccacGGGTGTGTCACGTGCCCGCcgcgtgtccccccccccctcatCCCGCCACGTGTCACATGACCGCCGTGACCTTCCCAAGGCGCCCCGCAGGTGTGGCCCGGGTGtggccaggtgtgcccaggtgtggccCGGGTGTGCCCAGGCgcgcccaggtgtgcccaggtgtgcccccatGGCCGCCGCCCGCCTGGGCTGGCCCCTGCCCGGCTCCTCGGTGCTGTTCCTGTGCGACCTCCAGGAGCGGTTCCGCGGCTCCGTCGCCGCCTTCCCTCAGATCGTGGCCGTGGCCGCGCGGCTGCTCCaggtggggaccccaaaaccaccccaaaatcccccaaaaccaacccaaaatcccccaaaaccagccccgaaataccccaaaaccagccccgaaataccccaaaaccactcccaaaatccccaaaaccagccccgaaataccccaaaaaacacccccaaaacaccccgaaacacccccaaaaacacccccaaaacaccccaaaaaccacccccaaaaaccccgaaaacacccccaaaaccaccccagaagcacccccaaaaaagcccaaaaccacccccaaaacaccccaaatacacccccaaaaacacccccaaaaacaccccaaaaccacccccaacTCACCCCAAAGCCGcccaaaatcacacaaaaatcaTCCCAGAAATCACACAAAATCACACCAAAAAATCGCCAAAAAGCCAGacaaaaatcacataaaaaaatcacaaaaacatcacccaaaaactccccaaaaatcagccaaaaaacctcaaaaaaatcacctaaaccccccccaaaagtcaccccaaaaaatcacctAAAGAActcccaaaaatcacccaaaaccccccagaaatcacacaaaacccccccaaaaatcacccaaaaccccaaaaaaacccaaacaaaaatcacgcaaaaaaaaatctcccaaaaatcaccccaaaccccccaaaaatcacccaaaagATCACctaaaaacctcccaaaaaaatcacacaaaaacccctcagaaatcacaaaaaaaaaaaccaaaaatcacccaaaaaaccacccaaaaatcacccaaaaatcacccaaagcCCCTCAAAATCACCcagaaaaatcacacaaaaatcaCCTAAAAACTcgccaaaaaaatccaaattatcACCCCATGAACCCCCACAAACCACctaaaccccccccaaaaatcacccaaaaatcccccaaaaatcacccaaaaatccccaaacccccccaaacccccaaacccgtgcccccagggctgccgGATTCTGGGGGTGCCCGCGCTGGTGACCGAGCAGCGCCCGGAGGTTTTGGGGCCCACGGTGCCGGAATTGGGGGCGCAGGACCTGCCCCGGCTCCCCAAAAGCGCCTTCAGCATggcgggggcggccgcgcccctcctgggggaccccaaaatccgcTCCGTGCTCCTCTGCGGCGTCGAGGCGCACGCCTGCGTCCTGGTGAGGGCACCCCCAAATCCGGGccggggctctggggagggaaCCCCGAAACCGGGGAGTCTGGGGGGTCctggatggggttttggggaggaaaccccaaaatttggggggttctgggggagttttggggggtcTTAGATGGTGTTTTGGGCATGGATccaaaatttgggggggatttggggggtcctaggtgggggtttggggaggaaccccaaaactgtggagtttggggaggatttgggggttcccagggggagttttggggaggGAACCCTAAAATCGGGTAATTtaggggagtttggggggggaTCCAAGAAGGGGTTTTGGGCAAGGAACCAAAATTTGGGGGCATTTGGGGGGTTCTGGGGAGGGAACCCCAAAATCGGCGAGTTTGGGGGGTCCAAGAAGGGGTTTTGGGCAAGGAATcaaaaattgggggaaattggggaagaTTTGGGGGTTCCACTGAGAGTTTTGGGGAGGGAACCCCAAAATCGGGGAGTGTGGGGGGTCCTGGATGGGGTTTTGGGCAAGgacccaaaatttggggggatttggggagggaaccccaaaactgggtaatttaggggatttttgggggggaaaatcCTACGCGGGGTTTTGGGCAAGGAACCCAAATTTCGAGGGTTTGGGGActcctggaggagctgtggggaggaAACCCCCAAAATTTTCAAGCCCCATTTTTCCGGGGGACGCCGTGGgccccccccaagcccccccaaagccccaaattccccccgATTTCGGGGGTCCCGCAGCAGACGGCGCTGGAGCTGCGGGCGCGGGGGCTGGACGTGCACGTGGCCGCCGACGCCGTCTCCTCGCGCAGGTTTGGGGCCAGTTCGGGGGATTTCGGGGCTTTTGGGGGCccttgggggtcctggggggtcctgggggggctggggagtgttttgggggggtctcaggtgtatttggggggggtcccgggtatagttaatttggggaggggtcccagccAGGTGGAGCAGGATCtgggggtggggtttggggggtcccaggtgtaATTTGTGGAGGGTTCCCAGGTGtaatttgggggtcccaggtgtaattgggggggggtcccagccaGGTGGAGCGgtgtttggggaggggtcccaggtGTAATTTGGGGAGAGGTCTCAGGTGTAATTGGGGGCGGTCCCAGGTGtaatttgggggtcccaggtgtaatttgggggtcccaggtgtaattggggggtcccaggtgtaATTTGGGGGTGGGTCCCAGGTGTAACTGGGGGTTCCCAGGTgtaatttggggaggggtcccaagTGTAATTAGGGGGGGGTCCCAGCCAGGTGGAGCGgtgtttggggaggggtcccaggtGTAATtgggggaggggtcccaggtGTAATTAGGGGGGGGTCCCAGCCAGGTGGAGCGgtgtttggggaggggtcccaggagtaatttggggggggtcccagccaGGTGGAGCGCGCCCTCGCCCTCGCCCGCATGCGCCAGGCCGGCGCTTACCTGAGCACCTGCGagagcctcctgctgctgctgctgcgcgACGCCGCCCACCCCAAATTCCGCCAGGTGAGCGGCCACGCCCACCCGGCCACGCCCACCCGGCCACGCCCCATCCTCACCTGAGCGGCCCCACCCCAGAGCCGCACAGCTGAGGCCACGCCCACCCTCACCTGTGCGGCCACACCCACCCGGCCACGCCCTCTCGGGCCACACCCATCTGGCCGTTAAACCCCGCCCACAAATGTGTTAATTAGGGCCTGGTTAATGGGTTAATTAGGGGGTAATTGGAGTTTATTAAATGCGTTAGTTAGGGGCTAATTAGGGGCGGGGCAGTCGTTCGTTAGGGCTGATTAGAGGCTGGCTAATTACCGTTAATTAGGGCCCGTTTGATGCGTTAATTAGGGGTTAATAAAGGGGGGGGGTTATGTGGTTTGTTAGGGTTAATTAGAGGTCGGCTAATTAGGGTTAATTAAGGGCTGGCGAACTCATTAACGAGGTTTAATGGGGGGTTACGGTTAATTAGAGCCTCACAAATGCGTTAACAAGGGTTTAATTAGCACTAATTAGCCCTGATTACGCCTCCAGATCCTGCCGCTCATCAAGGAGCCCCCGCCGGACACGGGGCTGATCCTGGGGGGGCCCCTGGGGGCGCTGGGGGGGGGctgagacccccaaaatcccccaaaatcgGCCCAAAAATCCTCCTCAGTCTGGTGAGGGTCTGagccccccagatccccccaaaatccccccaaaatcgcctcaaaaccccccaaaaaattggTTTGagttcccaaaatccccccgaAATCCCCCCAGaatcccccaaaatcagcccaaaaatcCTCCTCAGTCTGGGGAGGGTCTGAGCCCCCAAGGTTCCCCTAAAATtgcccccaaaattcccccaaaatctcctcaaaaccccccaaaccccccaaaaagtGAACCTCAAAATTGTCCCCAGTCTGGGGAGGGTCTgagctcccaaaatccccccagaatctcctcaaaaccccccaaaatccccccgaAAATCATCCCCAAAATCGTCCCCAGTCTGGGGAGGGTCTGagcccccaaaattccccaaaatcccccaaaatttgggtCAATAAACGCTGCCCCTCCCCCCAGATTGAGAGtttcggatttttttttttttgggggggggtccctgggggggggaggggtggggggtcCCCGAGGTGGGCGTGGCCTGTCCCCTCTTAGCCACGCCCCCTCTGATTGACAGCGCGACCCCGCCCCCTTGGGGGGAGCCATGTCGGCCACGCCCCCTCAGATGACAGACAGCCGCCTCCGCGGCCACGCCCCCCGCCCGTTTGATTGACACCTCGGCCCCGccccttcccccttttcttAATGAACCCCCCCGTGCGAGTGGGCGCCGGCCACGCCCCCCACGCCCCCATTGGCTGCGCTCAGCCAATCAGCGCCCGCCGCTCGCCCCCCCCATCATtgatccccccccccccccccgagccgCTCCGTCCTGCGGGGGCTTCGCGCCGGCACCgcgacccccaaaacccccccaaatccccccaaaacccccccgggacccccccgggacccccagaacccccccgggacccccaaatcccccccggaacccccccaaaatccccaaaaaccccccgggacccccccgggacccccagattcccccccggacccccccaaatccccccgagacccccccggaacccccaaaccccccagcaggacccccaaattcccatcccggaacccccccaaaatcccccaaccCCCACCAagcccccccaagcccccccgggacccctgggaccccccccgggccctgcccggccccccCCGATCGTCCCCGGTGAGTGACAGCGGCAGCGCTGGGGGGGCGCGGTTGCCATgggaacggggacagggacggggacggggCGGGTGGCACCCACGGGTGGGCAGGGGGGACGGCGGGGGGTGGCAGCGATGGGGGGTGGGTGACAGCGGGTGTGACAGGGAGTGTGTGACAATGAGTGTGACACCATGAGTGTGACACCGAGTGTGACACCGAGTGTGACAGCGAGTGTGACAATGAGTGTGTGACAATGAGTGTGACACCGAGTGTGACACCGAGTGTGTGACAGCGAGTGTGACACCGAgtgtgtgacagtgacagggaggGTGGCAGCGatggcagggaggtgacagcgAGTGTGACAATGAGTGTGACACCATGAGTGTGACACTGAgtgtgtgacagtgacagggaggGTGGCAGCGAgtgtgtgacagtgacagagaGTGTGACACCAGGTGTGTGACACTGAGTGTGTGACACCGGGTGTGACAGCGAgtgtgtgacagtgacagggaggGTGGCGGCgatggcagggggtggcactgagTGTGACACTGAGTGTGACACCGGGAGTGTGTGACAGCAAGTGTGACACCGGGAGGGTGGCAGCGATGGCAGGGGGGTGACACCGGGTGTGACACTTGAGTGTGACAGAGTGTGTGACACTGAgtgtgtgacagtgacagggaggGTGGCGGCgatggcagggggtggcactgagTGTGACACTTGAGTGTGACAGCGAGTGTGACACCGGGAGGGTGGCAGCGATGGCAGGGGGGTGACAGCGAGTTTGGCACTGAGTGTGACACCGGGAATGTGACAGGGAGCGTGTGACAATGAGCGTGGCACTGGTCCTGTGACAGTGAGTGTGGCACCAGGAGTGTGACAGGGAGCGTGTGACAATGAGTGTGACAATGAGGGTGGCACCGGGAGTGTGACAATGAGGGTGACAATGAGCGTGGCACCGGGAGTGTGACACTGGGAGTGTGACAATGAGGGTGGCACCGGGAGTGTGACACTGGGAGTGTGACAATGAGGGTGACAATGAGGGTGGCACCGGGAGTGTGACACTGGGAGTGTGACAATGAGGGTGGCACCGGCAGGGTGGCAGCGGGCGCGTGGCAGCGCGTGTGTCACTGTGAGCGTGGCAGTGCCACCGGCGGTGTGACAGCCGTGCCGGGAGGGTGACAGCGAGTGTGACAGCGAGTGTGACACCGGGCATGTGACAGCAGGCCTGGGAGGGTGGCACCGAGTGTGACACTGGGAGTGTGACAATGGGAGTGTGACACCAGGAGAGTGGCAGTGGCACTGGGAGTGTGGCACCGAGTGTGACACCGGGAATGTGGCACTGGCAGTGTGACAACAGGTGTGACACCGAGTGTGGCACTGAGCGTGTGGCAGTGTGGCACCGGTGTGGCACCGATGGCACCGGTGTGGCAGGGACAGCGGGGGTGACACCGAGGGCCTGGCAGTGACACcgggggtgacactgggagggtggcagtgacactgggggggtgacactgggggggtgacactgaggggGTGACACTGATGGTCACACCGGGGGTGACACCGGGATTTGGGGCTCCCGGCGCGTTCCGAGGGCGATTTTGAGGAGGATTCCGGGGATTTGGgttctggggggattttggtgGGTTTGATGGGTTTGGCTTGGGGTCGGGTTGGTTTTGGTcgggtttgggttggttttggtcagttttgggttgattttggtggttttgggttgattttggtCCGTTTTcggttttggtgggtttgaggttggttttggtggttttgggttgattttggtggttttgggttgATGTTGGtctgtttttggttttggtggttttgggttgattttggtggttttgggttgattttggtggttttgggttggttttggtcagttttgggttgattttggaggttttgggttgattttggtCCGTTTTCAgttggttttggtgggtttgaggTTGATTTTGGTGGTTTTGCGTTGATTTTGGTcagttttggttggttttgggcGGTTTctggtgggttttctttttgggttggttttggtgtgTTCGAGTTgattttggtgggtttggggaTGATTTTGTTTGGCTGGTtatggtgggttttgtttttgggctgtttttggtgggttttgggttggttttgcttttgggttgatttctgtggggtttgggttggttttggtgcGTTTGATTGGTCGGTTTGGGTTGATTTTGGTCGGTTTTGGGTCGGTTCTGGTCGGTTTTGGGCTGTTTTCGGTGGgttttgggttctttttggCGACATTTGGGTATTTTCGGTGCTCTGGGGGTAATTTCGATGTTTTGGGGGTAATTTCGCTGTTCTTGgtgtattttcagtgttttggggataattttggtgttttgggggtAATTTCGGTGTTTTTGGTGTATTTTCGGTACTCTGGGGTAATTTCGGTGCTCTGAGGGTAATTTCGGtgtttttggtgtatttttggTACTCTGGGGGTAATTTCGGTGTTCTTGGTGTAATTTCGGTGTTTTGGGGGctattttggggtgggggaggggcgctGGCGGCTCcgggagggggtgggggaggggcgcgGTTGCCGGGCGCGGTTTCCATGGCAACGGGCGATGCTGCCTTGGAGACGGCGAGGGGGAGGGGCGCGCGCGGACCCCTCCCCCAtcggcccctccccccccacagGAGCGACGGAACCCCCCGgggcccctccccccccccatcGGGGCCCCCCTCCCCTAATTACCCCCCCCTAATTAGGGTTCCCCTTCCCTAATTACCCCCAATTCCCCCCCTGCCCTTAATTACGTTTCCCCTCCCCCAATTGGGGTCCCCCCCTCCCCTAATTAACCCCCCCATTAGGGTCTCCCTCCCAATATCCCCCTCCCCTAATTGAGAGGTCCCCAATTAAAGGTCCCCCTCCCCCTAATTGGGGTCCCCCTGCCAATTTCCCCCTCCCCTAATTGGGGTTTCCCTCCCCTAATTACCCCCCTTAATTGGGGTCCCCTCCCCTAACTGGCGCCCCCCTCCCCTAATTACCCCCCTTAATTGGGGTCTCCCTTTCCTAATTGGGGTCCCCCTCCCCTAATTACCCCCCCTAATTGGGGTCTCCTCCCCTAATTGGGGTCTCCTCCCCTAACTGGGGCCCCCCTCCCCTAATTACCCCCCCCTTAATTGGGGTCCCCGCCCCCGCCATGCCCCCGCCCCtgccccccctcctcctcctcaccctcctgcccctcccctccccctcctcgctgctcccccctccctccccctccccccccgccccctcccccctcccctcccccccccgccgcGGCCACCTACGTCACTccggggggggcgggggcggggcggggcttccccgggacccccccgcgccccggcccgGTGCCGCCGGTGCCGCCGGTGCCGCGGACTCGCCGGAGCTGTGCCACGGCTACTACGACGTCATGGGCCACTACGACGCGGCCTTCAACTGCTCGACGGGCGCGTTCCGCTTCTGCTGCGGCACCTGCAGCTACCGCTTCTGCTGCGAGCACCGGGCGCGCCGGCTGGAGCAGCGCCGCTGCGGCAACGCGCGGAGCCCGCCCTGGGCGCGCACGGCGCCGCCCGCGCCCTCCGCCgcccccggggccgcggccggggccgcgctcggcggggcgcgggcggcgctggcggcgggcggcgcgggcggggtCCCGTACGTGGTGTGCGGCGTGGTCAGCGTGGCGCTGGCCGTGGCCGTGGGCGCCCGCGCCGcctggggacggggacagcgcgcggcgggcggcggcggcggcggaggggcGCGGGGGGACGGCTCCAGGTGAGCGGGGACGGGACAGGTGAGAGGGGAGGGGCGCGGGGGGACGGCTCCAGGTGAGCGGGGACGGGACAGGTGAGAGGGGAGGGGCGCGGGGGGACGGCTCCAGGTGAGCGGGCACGGGACAGGTGAGAGGGGAGGGGCGCGGGGGGACGGCTCCAGGTGAGCGGGGAGagggggacaggtgagaggggagagggggacAGGTGAGCGGGGAGGGGCGCGGGGGGACGGGACAGGTGAGCGGGGAGAGGGGGACAGGCGAGCGGGGAGagggggacaggtgagagggGAGGGGCCAGGTgagcggggaggggacaggtgagagggGAGGGGCGCGGGGGGACGGCTCCAGGTGAGCGGGCACGGGACAGGTGAGCGGGGAGGGGCcaggtgagggtggggaggggtgggATGGAGCCAGGTGAGGGGCGCGGGGGGAACGGATCCAGGtgagcggggagggggggagcgggatggggacacagggaccaggacacagggacaggggcaggggggcagggacagggatggggacacggggacagtgacacggggacacggggacacagagACCGGGacaggcagaggggacaggggcgGTGACacggccggggggggggggggacacagggggtgCCACCAGCCGCGGGGTCCCCCGATCCTGACCGTGTCCCCAAacgtccccaaatgtccccaaacgTCCCCAAacgtccccaaatgtccccagggCGCTCGTGGACGTCCTGCGGCACCAggcgggggggggcggggcgcGGCCCGAGCGCCGCAGCAGCTGCGGGGTCCTGGCGCCCCCTCCCCCCGACTCGGgacccccccggccccccaAAAACCTCTACGGGCCCGGCAagtgcgggggggggggcgcggggggcgggggggatcCCTGGGGCatctggggggggggtcccagggggatttggggggggtcccggggggatttagggggaatttgggggggtcccggggggatttgggggggtcccagggggatttggggggccCAGGGGCATTTTGGGGGGTCCAGGGGCGGTTTGGGGGGGTCTGAGACGGACTGGGGGGGTTccggggggccgggggggatttggggggcatTTGGAGCtcccggggggatttgggtgggttccaggggaatttggggggtctggggaggGTTCCCAagggtttggggaggggtctcgcGGGAGTTTTATGCAAATGAGGCGCTAATGAGCCCCTCCCCCGCGAGCAGAGAGCGGCTACGCCCATCTGGGCTTCGGGACCCCCGAGCACCGCGGGGCCACGCTGGGtgaggggcggggggcgcggggggcgccgggggggttggggttttgagttttttttcgggggatttgggatttttggggggggatttgggttttttggggtgatttgggggaaatttcgggggttttgaggttttttttggggggtggggttttttttggggggatttggatTTTTCGAGGgagatttgggggatttttttttttttaatttttttttggtggggttttggggcattttgcGGGAGGGGTCTCGGGGGGTTTTGCGgcgatttttggggggatttttgagCTTTTTGGGGAGTggagttttggggattttttttccgGGAGGGGGGGGGTTTGAGatattttggggtggg contains:
- the ISOC2 gene encoding isochorismatase domain-containing protein 2 isoform X3; the protein is MTAVTFPRRPAGVARVWPGVPRCAPMAAARLGWPLPGSSVLFLCDLQERFRGSVAAFPQIVAVAARLLQGCRILGVPALVTEQRPEVLGPTVPELGAQDLPRLPKSAFSMAGAAAPLLGDPKIRSVLLCGVEAHACVLTALELRARGLDVHVAADAVSSRSQVERALALARMRQAGAYLSTCESLLLLLLRDAAHPKFRQILPLIKEPPPDTGLILGGPLGALGGG
- the ISOC2 gene encoding isochorismatase domain-containing protein 2 isoform X2: MTAVTFPRRPAGVARVWPGVPRCAPMAAARLGWPLPGSSVLFLCDLQERFRGSVAAFPQIVAVAARLLQGCRILGVPALVTEQRPEVLGPTVPELGAQDLPRLPKSAFSMAGAAAPLLGDPKIRSVLLCGVEAHACVLQTALELRARGLDVHVAADAVSSRSQVERALALARMRQAGAYLSTCESLLLLLLRDAAHPKFRQILPLIKEPPPDTGLILGGPLGALGGG
- the ISOC2 gene encoding isochorismatase domain-containing protein 2 isoform X1, which translates into the protein MTAVTFPRRPAGVARVWPGVPRCAPMAAARLGWPLPGSSVLFLCDLQERFRGSVAAFPQIVAVAARLLQGCRILGVPALVTEQRPEVLGPTVPELGAQDLPRLPKSAFSMAGAAAPLLGDPKIRSVLLCGVEAHACVLPPQSPKFPPISGVPQQTALELRARGLDVHVAADAVSSRSQVERALALARMRQAGAYLSTCESLLLLLLRDAAHPKFRQILPLIKEPPPDTGLILGGPLGALGGG
- the ISOC2 gene encoding isochorismatase domain-containing protein 2 isoform X4, whose translation is MAAARLGWPLPGSSVLFLCDLQERFRGSVAAFPQIVAVAARLLQGCRILGVPALVTEQRPEVLGPTVPELGAQDLPRLPKSAFSMAGAAAPLLGDPKIRSVLLCGVEAHACVLPPQSPKFPPISGVPQQTALELRARGLDVHVAADAVSSRSQVERALALARMRQAGAYLSTCESLLLLLLRDAAHPKFRQILPLIKEPPPDTGLILGGPLGALGGG
- the SHISA7 gene encoding LOW QUALITY PROTEIN: protein shisa-7 (The sequence of the model RefSeq protein was modified relative to this genomic sequence to represent the inferred CDS: deleted 1 base in 1 codon) gives rise to the protein RGHLRHSGGGGGGAGLPRDPPAPRPGAAGAAGAADSPELCHGYYDVMGHYDAAFNCSTGAFRFCCGTCSYRFCCEHRARRLEQRRCGNARSPPWARTAPPAPSAAPGAAGGAGGVPYVVCGVVSVALAVAVGARAAWGRGQRAAGGGGGGGARGDGSSQTSPNVPKRPQTSPNVPRALVDVLRHQAGGGGARPERRSSCGVLAPPPPDSGPPRPPKNLYGPGNGYAHLGFGTPEHRGATLDWRVPPPAPLSCSRSFHNLSHLPPPYESPPRADGARWASLRRLADRDLEDFGGPWGPPWGAPPPPRGTLPLPPPRGGRRVLSQEFLGGGGGPDDVSTVDSPRPLTPTPGRHNEGRSHPTMTSPITAKAPPLSPDDVTEGWARR